In one Myotis daubentonii chromosome 1, mMyoDau2.1, whole genome shotgun sequence genomic region, the following are encoded:
- the EGLN3 gene encoding prolyl hydroxylase EGLN3 produces MPLGHIMRLDLEKIALEYIVPCLHEVGFCYLDNFLGEVVGDCVLERVKQLHSNGVLRDGQLAGPRAGVSKRHLRGDQITWIGGNEEGCEAISFLLSLIDRLVLYCGSRLGKYYVKERSKAMVACYPGNGTGYVRHVDNPNGDGRCITCIYYLNKNWDSKLHGGVLRIFPEGKSFVADVEPIFDRLLFFWSDRRNPHEVQPSYATRYAMTVWYFDADERAEAKKKFRNLTRKTESALTED; encoded by the exons ATGCCTCTGGGACACATCATGAGGCTGGATCTGGAGAAAATCGCCCTGGAGTACATCGTGCCCTGTCTGCACGAAGTCGGCTTCTGCTACCTGGACAACTTCCTTGGCGAGGTGGTGGGCGACTGCGTCCTGGAGCGCGTCAAGCAGCTGCACAGCAACGGAGTCCTGCGGGACGGCCAGCTGGCCGGGCCGCGCGCAGGCGTTTCCAAGCGGCACCTGAGGGGCGACCAGATCACGTGGATCGGGGGCAATGAGGAGGGCTGCGAAGCCATCAGCTTTCTCCTGTCCCTCATCGACAGGCTGGTCCTGTACTGCGGGAGCCGGCTGGGCAAATACTACGTCAAGGAGCGGTCCAAG GCAATGGTGGCTTGCTACCCAGGAAATGGAACAGGTTATGTTCGACATGTAGACAACCCCAACGGTGACGGCCGCTGCATCACCTGCATCTACTATCTGAACAAGAATTGGGATTCCAAG CTACACGGTGGGGTCCTGCGGATATTTCCAGAAGGGAAGTCATTCGTAGCAGATGTGGAGCCCATTTTTGACAGACTCTTGTTCTTCTGGTCAGACCGCAGGAACCCACATGAAGTCCAGCCTTCCTATGCAACCAG ATACGCTATGACTGTTTGGTACTTTGATGCTGATGAAAGAGCAGAAGCCAAAAAGAAATTCAGGAATTTAACTA GGAAAACAGAGTCTGCCCTCACTGAAGACTGA